In Dioscorea cayenensis subsp. rotundata cultivar TDr96_F1 chromosome 9, TDr96_F1_v2_PseudoChromosome.rev07_lg8_w22 25.fasta, whole genome shotgun sequence, a genomic segment contains:
- the LOC120269101 gene encoding uncharacterized protein LOC120269101 — MDMFYSVAKYKGDGYVLDFTVLTGWLTLFEKICTYWALEPPIVRVKYIMPNEHKTICSISSEDDFQNMCNVHRIFKKTMVNMIIDTVNETTETISLENAQEFKDSLCDLAIKRNFNFRGQREGEMYSNVASLSMHGLRRHDIYIVRNMVVAIRFKMMNLMYKRRENSMKWETHLCPEIHKKIEKTIEESRCLVIGRSDGDIFEVVDKQGNHVDLRNRTCSCRRLEVYGLPCNHSCCAILQTDVNIHHYVEGYYTIALYKEAYESPIFPVPDHDKPMDAGRHLRIRPPISKKRPGRPRKRRIESQAFGVHDLHCSRCHEVGHNRATCNEVIAD; from the exons ATGGACATGTTTTACAGTGTTGCGAAGTATAAAGGGGATGGTTATGTGTTAGATTTCACTGTCTTGACTGGATGGCTAACATTATTTGAGAAGATATGCACATATTGGGCTCTCGAACCTCCTATAGTGCGAGTAAAGTATATAATGCCAAACGAGCACAAGACAATATGCTCCATTAGCTCAGAGGATGACTTtcagaacatgtgtaatgttcATCGGATATTCAAAAAGACCATGGTGAACATGATCATAGATACTGTGAACGAAACAACGGAGACCATCT CGCTTGAAAATGCACAAGAATTCAAGGATTCATTGTGCGACTTAGCCATCAAACGCAATTTCAACTTCAg AGGACAACGTGAGGGCGAGATGTATTCGAATGTGGCGAGTCTTTCAATGCATGGATTAAGGAGGCACGACATCTACATCGTCCGTAACATGGTTGTCGCGATAAG GTTCAAGATGATGAACCTAATGTACAAGCGGCGCGAGAATAGCATGAAATGGGAAACCCATCTTTGCCCGGAGATTCACAAAAAGATTGAAAAGACTATTGAAGAAAGCAGATGCTTAGTCATAGGCCGATCTGATGGTGATATTTTTGAAGTCGTTGACAAGCAGGGCAACCATGTCGATTTACGTAATAGAACTTGTTCTTGTCGTCGGTTGGAGGTGTACGGTCTTCCTTGTAACCATTCCTGCTGTGCAATCTTACAAACTGATGTAAACATTCATCATTACGTGGAAGGCTACTACACAATCGCATTGTACAAAGAAGCATATGAGAGTCCAATATTCCCTGTACCAGATCATGACAAACCGATGGATGCGGGTCGACATCTCCGTATTCGTCCACCTATCTCAAAGAAGAGACCCGGACGACCAAGAAAAAGGAGGATTGAATCACAAGCATTTGGTGTTCATGACTTACATTGTAGTCGATGCCACGAAGTTGGGCATAACAGGGCCACATGTAATGAAGTAATCGCAGACTAA
- the LOC120268327 gene encoding V-type proton ATPase subunit E-like, translated as MNDADVSRQIQQMVRFIRQEAEEKANEISVSAEEEFNIEKLQLVEAEKRKIRQEYERKEKQVEVRRKIEYSMQLNASRIKVLQAQDDFVNSMKESASKELLRVSENAKSYKQLLKDLIVQSLLRLKEPSVLLRCRECDRKLVESVLEEAKQQYAEKAEVHPPKVTIDGKVYLPPPPTKPEAHGLFCSGGVVLASQDGKIVLENTLDARLEVLFRQKLPEIRKTLYAKVAT; from the exons ATGAACGATGCCGACGTCTCTCGCCAGATCCAGCAGATGGTCCGTTTCATCCGCCAGGAGGCCGAGGAGAAAGCCAACGAGATCTCCGTCTCCGCTGAAGAG GAATTTAACATAGAAAAATTGCAACTTGTTGAAGCTGAGAAGAGAAAGATTCGCCAAGAGTATGAGAGGAAGGAAAAGCAAGTGGAAGTCCGTCGGAAAAT TGAATATTCAATGCAGTTAAATGCATCACGCATTAAAGTTTTGCAAGCCCAAGATGACTTTGTGAATTCAATGAAAGAATCTGCTAGTAAGGAGCTTTTACGTGTCTCTGAAAATGCCAAGTCATATAAACAGCTTCTGAAAGACCTCATTGTGCAG AGTTTACTGCGCCTGAAAGAGCCATCAGTTTTATTGCGGTGCAGAGAGTGTGACCGTAAGTTGGTTGAGTCTGTCTTAGAGGAAGCAAAGCAACAATATGCAGAGAAAGCAGAGGTTCATCCTCCTAAAGTTACTATTGATGGCAAAGTATACCTTCCACCACCTCCAACTAAGCCTGAGGCTCATGGTCTCTTCTG TTCTGGAGGTGTTGTATTGGCTTCACAAGATGGGAAAATTGTTTTGGAGAATACACTTGATGCCAGACTTGAAGTTTTATTCAGACAGAAGTTGCCTGAG ATCCGGAAGACTCTTTATGCTAAGGTTGCCACCTGA